The following proteins come from a genomic window of Doryrhamphus excisus isolate RoL2022-K1 chromosome 12, RoL_Dexc_1.0, whole genome shotgun sequence:
- the grpr gene encoding gastrin-releasing peptide receptor, with product MSLSGAAIASLYGVIGLLGIVGNITLIRTLCSTNSVCNVPSVFMASLALGDVLLLVTCAPVDASRYLTEEWMFGRIGCKAIAFIQLTSVGVSVFTLTALSADRYRAIVRPLDIQTRNTTTSIVLKAALIWLLSLVLAIPEAIFSDLHIFNIPSKNESFVTCAPYPHVGELHPKIHSTASFLIYYIIPLLVISVYYTSIAGSLMRSTINLPVEGNMHATQQIESRKRLAKTVFVFVGLFAVCWLPSHVIFLYRSYHYSEADTSLVHLVCSVVARILAFTNSCLNPFALYLLSKTFQRQFNEHLCCCCCMITKSSSQNSSLHYNMRMTSVHSTRHSMASESVMDATKPCCQEDFV from the exons ATGAGTTTGTCCGGCGCGGCCATTGCCTCATTGTATGGAGTCATCGGTCTGCTGGGAATCGTCGGCAACATCACCCTCATCAGGACGCTCTGCTCTACCAATTCTGTCTGTAATGTCCCCAGTGTGTTTATGGCGAGTCTCGCGCTCGGTGATGTTTTGCTGCTGGTGACCTGTGCCCCGGTGGATGCCAGCCGTTATCTGACAGAGGAATGGATGTTTGGGAGAATCGGCTGCAAAGCCATCGCCTTCATTCAACTCACCTCAGTTGGAGTGTCCGTGTTCACTCTCACAGCGCTCTCTGCTGACAG GTACAGGGCTATTGTGAGGCCATTGGACATCCAAACGAGAAACACTACAACCAGCATTGTCCTGAAGGCGGCGCTCATCTGGCTCTTGTCTCTGGTTCTGGCTATTCCCGAGGCTATATTCTCTGACCTTCACATATTCAACATCCCCTCCAAGAATGAGAGCTTCGTCACCTGCGCTCCATATCCCCATGTTGGGGAGCTCCATCCAAAAATCCACTCTACCGCCTCCTTCCTCATTTACTACATCATCCCCCTGTTGGTCATATCTGTGTACTACACGTCCATAGCTGGCAGCCTGATGAGGAGCACAATCAACCTGCCTGTGGAGGGGAACATGCACGCCACGCAGCAG ATTGAATCAAGAAAGCGCTTGGCCAAGACCGTGTTCGTATTTGTTGGCCTCTTTGCAGTGTGCTGGCTGCCCAGTCATGTCATCTTCTTATACCGCTCTTATCACTACTCAGAG GCGGACACGTCCCTGGTTCACCTTGTGTGCAGCGTTGTCGCTCGTATCCTGGCCTTCACCAACTCCTGCCTCAATCCTTTTGCCCTGTACCTGTTAAGCAAGACCTTCCAGAGGCAGTTCAACGAGCACctgtgttgttgctgctgcatgATCACCAAATCCTCCTCCCAGAATTCCAGCCTGCATTACAACATGCGTATGACCTCTGTCCACAGCACACGTCACTCCATGGCTAGTGAGAGCGTGATGGACGCGACTAAGCCATGCTGTCAGGAAGATTTTGTGTAA